Below is a window of Culturomica massiliensis DNA.
TTATACAGAGAGCCGAATAACCGGAATTTCTTTTTTAATAGAATTGCCCTATGAGTTGCATGAATTGTGTAACGATAGGGCAATTTTATTTAGCTGATAAACCGCCAGTTGATTTTGGTTTTGAAAAGGCGTTTGATTTGGGAGGCAAAGACGGCGTTTTCTTCTTTGATTAAATCGGGATCGTTTTCGAGTATACTTCCTGCAACCCGGCAGGCTTCGTTCAGGATAAGAGCGTCTTTTCCCAGGTTGGCTACTTTCAGGTTGCAGGTAAGTCCGCTTTGTTGTGTACCTTCGATGTCTCCCGGCCCCCGGAGTTTTAAATCCGCTTCGGCAATTTCGAATCCGTCGTTTGTCGAGGTCATGGTTTCTATTCTTTTGCGGGAATCGTTCGATATTTTATAAGAAGTCATCAAAATGCAGTAGGATTGTTCGGCTCCCCGTCCGACACGTCCTCTTAGCTGATGTAATTGGGAAAGTCCGAAGCGTTCGGCGCTTTCAATGACCATAATGGAAGCATTCGGTACGTTGACTCCGACTTCAATGACCGTTGTCGCTACCAGTATCTGAGTTTCGCCGTTTACAAAACGTCGCATTTCTTCGTCTTTGTCGACGGCTTTCATTTTACCGTGTACCATACTGCAGGAGTAGCCTCGGGGTAGAAAATATTCATTTACTTTATCGTATCCTTCTTCCAGATTGTGAAAGTCTATTTTTTCGGATTCGGAAATCAGGGGATATACGATGTAGGCCTGACGGCCTTTTTGTAACTCCTGTTCGATGAATTTAAATACTTCTTTGTATTTGTTTTCATAAGCGTGTAAGGTGGTGATCGGTTTACGTCCCGGAGGTAATTCATCGATTACCGATACATCCAAATCCCCGTATAGGGTCATGGCCAGTGTACGGGGAATGGGGGTAGCAGTCATGACCAGCACATGCGGCGGAATGTTGTTTTTATGCCACAGTTTGGCTCTTTGGGCGACACCGAAGCGGTGTTGTTCGTCGATGATAACCAGTCCTACGTTATTGAAAGCGACGACATCTTCCAGTAAAGCATGAGTTCCGATAATGATTTGCAGGTTTCCTGCTGCCAGTCGCTGTAGTATTTCGGTCCGTTCTTTTTTCTTTGTTGAACCTGTCAGTAAGGCTACTGTGATACCCAGGTCCTTTAACATCTGGCTGACGGTGTCGAAATGTTGGTTGGCCAGAATTTCTGTGGGGGCCATCAGGCAAGTTTGGTAATGGTTGTCCAGTGCGATAAGCATGCACATGACGGCGACCAATGTTTTACCGCTACCGACATCCCCTTGCAACAGGCGGTTCATTTGTTTACCGCTGCCGCAGTCCTGCCGTATCTCCCGGATCACCCGTTTTTGTGCATCAGTGAGGGGGAAAGGAAGATAACGGTTATAGAAGTTGTTGAAATACGCCCCGACGGAGGTAAAAGGACAACCTTTGAAAACGGTTTTCCTTTTGTATTTCATTTTCAGAATATTGAGTTGTATGTAGAACAACTCTTCGAATTTCAGTCTGAAGATGGCTTTCTGCAACATTTCCGGGGAGGTCGGAAAATGAATGTTGAAAAGGGCTTCGTGCAGATAAATCAGTTTGTATTTTGTGAGAAACCAGGCCGGAAGGGTTTCCGGAATTTTACCGTTGATACTTTTGAAAATCGATTCCTGAATTTTACCGATTGCTTTTGAATTCAGAAAAGCCTTTTTCATTTTCTCCGTAGTGGGATAGACGGCTTGAAATCCGACCAGCAACGGGGATGTTTTTTCAAAAGGATTGATTTCCGGATGTACAATGTTCAGCTTCCGGTTGAAGGAAGAAGGCTGTCCGAAAATCAGGTATTCTTTTTGGGCGTCTATCTGGCTGGCCAGGTATTTGAAGCCGTTGAACCATACCAGTTCCAACTCGCCGGTATCGTCATAGGCTGTTGCAACCATCCGGGCGGCTTTACCGGCCCCCACCGGTTTCAGATCACGGATGTATGCCTTGATCTGTATATAAGGAAGCTGAGGATTCAATTCGGAGATTGTATAGATCCGGGAACGGTCGATATACCGGTAAGGGATATGATATAACATATCTTCGTAGCTCTCAATCCCTAGTTCTTCGTGTAATATCGCAGCTTTTTTATCTCCGACACCCGAGAGGTATTTTATGTTCAGACCCGATATTTCCAATGTTTCTCTTCTGCTGGTTACAATAGTTTCAAAGTTATAATGTTTTTCGGAGGTGGAAAAAAGAATGCTGAAAAAAACGGTGTTTTATTTTCCTTTCGGCGGAATATATCTTATTTTCGTTCATACAATTTTTTTGTATTGAAAAATGATTCGGTTTTATGTATTCGTATTTGAGAGAGCGTATTAAACATGCGGTTCGGTTCCGGCATAAGAGAGGATTCGGAGTACATTCTCCTTTTATGTTCAATTTGATACTGAATGTAATCCGGGATAAGGAGAAAAAGTTCAATTATCCGGAACAGGCAGAGCATAACCGGAAAATCCGGCTGAAGCAACGGAAGCTTTACCGCCTTATTTGCCGGTTGGTTTGTTTCTTAAACGTGGATTATGTTTTGTGTTTCAGTGCTCATTCCGGGGATATACTTGCTTATCTTTCCGGTAGTGCAGCCCGGAAGGAGGCCAATCAACCCCGTTTTATGCGGGAGGCCGGTTTTATTTATATCGGTAAGGATGCCCGGACCGTGTTACAGGATGTGGTGATCGATTTTCTGCCGACAGCTACGGTCCGGCAAAAGTGTATCGTAATAACAGATATATATAAGAACAGTTTTAATGCCCGCTTATGGCAGCAATGGAGAGGAAAAGCGACGGTATCGGTGGATATGATGTGGTACGGATTACTGTTTTTTGATGAGAAGCTGCAAAAGGGACGGTATAATTTGATCATATAGAGACAGGGGTTTGAAAGGGATGTGTCGGTTCAGCGAAAACATAGAGCAAACAAAAAACAATGCGGGACATTTGTTCGTTACAACTTGTGTAGGATAAACCAAACGTAAAATACTTTTATAAAATTAAAGATGAAAATATATACCAAAACAGGCGATAAAGGGATGACGTCCCTGATCGGAGGTACACGGGTACCTAAAAACAGTGCACGGCTTGAAGCCTATGGTAGCGTAGATGAGCTGAATACGTATATCGGAATGATCCGTTCTTTTCCGTTGGAAGAACAGGAACTATCCGAATTGGTAACGATTCAGACCATATTGTTCGATGTCGGTGGTAATCTGGCTACAGATACCAGTGTCGAAGGCTTGAAGATTCGTCTGGGGGTGACAGAAGAGGATATCTCTGTGTTGGAAAAGGCTATGGACAGGATGGATGCGCAATTACCGCCTTTGAAAAGTTTTGTCTTACCGGGCGGAGATCAGGCCGTTTCCTTTTGTCACATTGCCCGCACGGTTTGCCGTCGGGTGGAAAGGCGGATTCTCGATATGAACCGGGAATTTGAGGTAGACGATGCGGTGATAAAATATATCAACCGGCTTTCCGATTATTTGTTCGTATTGTCGCGTAAGGTCGCAAATGACCGGGGAGTCAGAGAAATAAACTGGACTCCCCGTCATCAGTAAGTTAGTTTTGCCGCCAGATGATTTCATTCAGGTTTGTTGCGCCTTTTTCCGAAGTCAGACGAAGGGTGGTTATACCGGCAGGGCAATCCAGCCGGGCATAGGCTTCTGTAATGATGCCTAGTTCTGTCGGATTGCCTTTGCTGTTGAAACCTGTGACTTTAAGGGAAACGGGGTCGGAAGTGTTCTGTAAAATGGTCACGGTTGTATTCTGTCCGGAACAGGGATTGACTACAGTGATGCTTTCTCTTTGTGACAGGGGACAAGCCGTGTTGAGTTTACCGTCTTGAAGGAATGCCAGTTCTTTTAGGCGGTCGTCGGATGCTGTCAGGGTCAATATGAATTTTTTCAGGTAAATTTCCCGGTCTTTTTTCCCGGTATTGCAAAACCGGACAAACCGGACAGGCTTATCATTCAATGTGATAACTGTGTTTGTCCGGCTGTTGGGGGTCCTGTCTTCCCAAGTCTTCCCGTCTGTCGAGATTTGGAATTTTCCCCAGTTACCAATGGCTGTGTTTAGTTCAGCTTCCAGTTGGAGGGCAGCAGGTGTTTGCGGGAGTTCAATTCCTGCGTATTGACCGGCGCCGATTTTGATCACTTCCAATACCGGGTTGATAGCCACTGTGTTTGAGGTTTGTTGTAAGGTCTGGTTTTTCAATTGGGTAATATCTGTGTACAATTGCGGTTCTGCTGTAGCCGTTGAAGTCAAGGTATTACCGCCCGACTGTATATAAAACCGGGCGGCAATCAGGGAAGCGATGGTATCAATAAAGGGTTGCATCACCAAAGAACCGGTTTTTACTCCGGGTTGGTAGGGATTTTGATTTTCTTTTTTATCGATTGCCTGTCGTTGGGCTTCCAGGTTTAAAAATTCGCAATAAGCTTTCCAGATTTCGTGAGGAGCTTTCAGGGTTAGCAGTCGGGTTACGGCTAGTCCGGCTTTGCCTAAGACCGTAAATTGTTCCAGCCAGGGTGTGATTTCTCGGATCAGTTCCGGATTGTCGTTGAAAGCTCTAATGGAAGTGCCGGCAACAGCTATTTTTTGGTATTCGTTTGCAATTTCTTTTAATAATTGGTCGGAAAGTATGCCTTTACGATAGTCGGCTGTAAATTTTTCGATGGTGGGTTTGATTTCGACCGATTCGTCTCTTCTGTACCGGTGTCCGTTTTTTCCCAGGTCGGAGTTGTGGGCAGCGAAAGTACGGAAAGCGTCGGCAGCGTGAGGCATGACCACCTGAATGGCTTTTTCCCAGGCAGCATTCGAATCGTATTTTGCAGGATTCCAGGCATAATCGGCTACACTGAAAATAGCAATTTTTGAAGCTTCGGCACGTTCCATCGGATTGGAAACGAATCCCGACATTTGTTGGCCTACCGTTAGGTCCAGCCCGTAGGA
It encodes the following:
- a CDS encoding beta-N-acetylglucosaminidase, which encodes MRILSLLLCVLTITFLQAQDIKIYPTPQSVKTNARTIVLDAPVFLNGAAEADTTAVEQLRLLLKSGAQKKSYTIYIGERNDRAVKKYDKFIPQVAGGYYLSITPAKTVIAGNDERGTFYAVQTLKQLVKNDTLPEIEITDYPTVAFRGVVEGFYGQPWSHKDRISQLRFYGENKLNTYIYGPKDDPYHSSPHWRKAYPEKEARQISELVALSKASKVDFVWAVHPGQDIQWNDDDRQALLDKFENMYKLGVRSFAVFFDDISGEGTDPVRQAELLNFLHDRFVAKKTDVTPLIMCPTEYNKSWSNPKPGTYLDILGDKLYPSIMIMWTGDRVISDITAEGLEWINKRIKRPAYIWWNFPVNDYVRDHLLMGPSYGLDLTVGQQMSGFVSNPMERAEASKIAIFSVADYAWNPAKYDSNAAWEKAIQVVMPHAADAFRTFAAHNSDLGKNGHRYRRDESVEIKPTIEKFTADYRKGILSDQLLKEIANEYQKIAVAGTSIRAFNDNPELIREITPWLEQFTVLGKAGLAVTRLLTLKAPHEIWKAYCEFLNLEAQRQAIDKKENQNPYQPGVKTGSLVMQPFIDTIASLIAARFYIQSGGNTLTSTATAEPQLYTDITQLKNQTLQQTSNTVAINPVLEVIKIGAGQYAGIELPQTPAALQLEAELNTAIGNWGKFQISTDGKTWEDRTPNSRTNTVITLNDKPVRFVRFCNTGKKDREIYLKKFILTLTASDDRLKELAFLQDGKLNTACPLSQRESITVVNPCSGQNTTVTILQNTSDPVSLKVTGFNSKGNPTELGIITEAYARLDCPAGITTLRLTSEKGATNLNEIIWRQN
- a CDS encoding cob(I)yrinic acid a,c-diamide adenosyltransferase is translated as MKIYTKTGDKGMTSLIGGTRVPKNSARLEAYGSVDELNTYIGMIRSFPLEEQELSELVTIQTILFDVGGNLATDTSVEGLKIRLGVTEEDISVLEKAMDRMDAQLPPLKSFVLPGGDQAVSFCHIARTVCRRVERRILDMNREFEVDDAVIKYINRLSDYLFVLSRKVANDRGVREINWTPRHQ
- the recG gene encoding ATP-dependent DNA helicase RecG, whose product is MEISGLNIKYLSGVGDKKAAILHEELGIESYEDMLYHIPYRYIDRSRIYTISELNPQLPYIQIKAYIRDLKPVGAGKAARMVATAYDDTGELELVWFNGFKYLASQIDAQKEYLIFGQPSSFNRKLNIVHPEINPFEKTSPLLVGFQAVYPTTEKMKKAFLNSKAIGKIQESIFKSINGKIPETLPAWFLTKYKLIYLHEALFNIHFPTSPEMLQKAIFRLKFEELFYIQLNILKMKYKRKTVFKGCPFTSVGAYFNNFYNRYLPFPLTDAQKRVIREIRQDCGSGKQMNRLLQGDVGSGKTLVAVMCMLIALDNHYQTCLMAPTEILANQHFDTVSQMLKDLGITVALLTGSTKKKERTEILQRLAAGNLQIIIGTHALLEDVVAFNNVGLVIIDEQHRFGVAQRAKLWHKNNIPPHVLVMTATPIPRTLAMTLYGDLDVSVIDELPPGRKPITTLHAYENKYKEVFKFIEQELQKGRQAYIVYPLISESEKIDFHNLEEGYDKVNEYFLPRGYSCSMVHGKMKAVDKDEEMRRFVNGETQILVATTVIEVGVNVPNASIMVIESAERFGLSQLHQLRGRVGRGAEQSYCILMTSYKISNDSRKRIETMTSTNDGFEIAEADLKLRGPGDIEGTQQSGLTCNLKVANLGKDALILNEACRVAGSILENDPDLIKEENAVFASQIKRLFKTKINWRFIS